The Acutalibacter muris genomic sequence CGGGGGAATATCTGGACGATGAAACATTCGCGGCGATGCTCTCCGAGGCCGAGAAATACCTCGGTTATCCCTATGTATGGGGCGGGAGCTCCCCGGCCACGTCCTTTGACTGCTCTGGCTTTGTAAGCTGGGTTATCAATCACAGTGGCTGGAACGTGGGACGGCTGGGGGCCCAGGGGCTTTACAACATCTGCACCAGAACCAGTTCCCCGCGCCCCGGAGATTTGGTTTTTTTCAAGGGAACCTATGACACTCCGGGAGTCTCCCATTGTGGCATCTATGTGGGGGACGGGATGATGATACACTGTGGCGACCCGATACAGTACGCCAACCTAAACAGCAGCTACTGGCAGGCCCACTTCTACGCCTACGGGCGTTTACCATGAAAAGGAGGTTTTCAATGGCGATAAGCAAGAGCGCAAAAATCATGGCCGAGATGGAAAAGGTCAAGGCCAAAATCAGCGACCAGCAGGCCCGGCTGAAAGAGCTGGAACAGAAACACAAGGAGGCCGAGAACGAGGAAATCGTGGACATCGTGCGGGGCATGAGCATTTCCCTTGAGGAGCTCCCGCTGGTGCTCCAGCGCATCAAGGCCGGGGACACTTTGGGACAAAATGTCCCGAAGTCCGCCGGGCCGGAAAAGGAGGACGCGGAATGAAAGGAAAAAAATATCGTGTAGTGGCGGCGGCTCTGTGCGCCGCTTTTTTGCTGTGCGGCATCACCACCACGGCCTACGCCGGGGGCGGCGAGGAATGGGAGGACGGTACGGGCGGCCCGGAGTGGGAGGGGCTTGACCCCGTGGAGCCCCCGGCCACCCCGGAGCCGGAACCCGAGCCCAACCCATTCACCCCGGACGGCCAGGGGACGATGGTGGATAACGCCACCGACCAGGACGGCAAGGAATTTTTCACCATCATGGCGGCAGACGAGTCCGTGTTCTATCTGGTGATTGACCGCCAGCGGGAGACGGAAAATGTGTACTTTCTGAACGCCGTCACCGTGGCCGATTTAATGGCCCTTGCGGAGCCCTCCCCGGAGGCTGTCCCCGAACCGCTCCCGGAGCCGGAGCCCGAACCTGCTACCGAGCCGGAGCCGGAGCCCGAGCCGGAAAAATCCGGCGGGGCTGGGACGCTCCTGCTGGTGCTGGCGGTGCTGGCTATCGGCGGCGGGGCTGGGTGGTACTTCAAGATATACCGCCCCAAACAACAGCTGGCCGCCGCGCCCGGTGAGGACTTTGACGAGGCCGAGGAATACGGCGAGGACTATGGCGGCGGTGAATATGACGACCTCCCCCCGTGGGATGAGGAAGAAGAAAAGGAGGACGGAGAATGAATTTCACAAACAACCCTTTGGAACGGGAAATGAAACGCCGCCCCCGGCCCCGGGCTCCCCGCCCGGAAAAGCCCCGGGAGGGCTCCCGGTGCTGTGGCTGTCCCTACTGGCGCGGCATCCCTTGCGGCTCCTGCTTTCAGAGCCTTTTGAAAAAGCCGGGCGGGAGGTGATATTTTGCGCGAGCTGACCCGTGAGGAAAAGGCGGCCATCCGCTCCCTTGTCACAAAATGGTGCGCCAACTATGACCGGGAAATGGGATGCTTGCCTTTGGACTGCGAGTGCTATATGCTGGGGAAGTGCTGGACGGGTGCTTACTGCCGCTACTTCCGGGAGGCCGTCCTGCCGCTGAACCCGGTGCTGGAGGCCGCCCTCAATACCGAGGGGCCCGCCCCGGAAACCCGGCCCTGTCCTGTCTGCGGGCGGCCCTTTCTCCCGGACGGGCGACGGCGCTATTGCTCCGAGGCTTGCTCCAAGGCCGCAAGGCAGAAGAAACAGCGGGGATATATGCGGAAATACCGGGGGTGAGGCGTGAGCATTTGGGGGTATAGAACCCCGCTGTTTTCAAGGCTTTCCGGGGCCACTTTTGGGGCGGGGCGTACTTTTACACGTCCTGCCCCGATTTCCCAAAATAGTGCTAACATTTCGAGAGGAGGTTCCTATGGACAGAAATCAAGGCTATACAATCTTAAAGGCCGTCATGCTGGAGAATGGCCGGGGCTTTGCGCTGGGGGAGCATCCCCGGGCCCCCTCCCCCTTTGTGACGTGGGCCTGCTATGATGACGAACACGGCGCAAGGCAGTATGAATGGGGGCATTATGGCAGTGACCGGGCCGCGCTGGAGCAGGACTTGCTGGAGCGTGTGGAAAGCTACCAGCAGCAGTTCTCCGTCAAGGTGGCGCAGATTGAGGCCCCCGGCCTTTACAAGTATTATTCCACCCAGCGGCCCGTTGACATCGGCACGTTCCCCAAGCCTGCAGGCAACGCCCCGGACGAAATCGTAAACTACGACAAGCGCGTACCCGTGGAGGGCGGCGCGTTCCTTGCGTGGGGGCATCTGACCTACACAAAGCCCTTGACGGAAAAGCAGGCGGCGGACTATGAGCTCCGGCCCGCCCCGGAGGTGTCCGGCCTACTGCGGGACGGCGGCAGGCCCCGCCCGATTGCCGAGCAGATGAAAGAGGCGGCGAGGATGGCCGGGGAACGGCAGGCCCCCACCGCGCCCAAACGGAACGCGCCCGACCGGGGCGATAGGTAACGTGGCCGGAAAAAAGCGCCGCCGCCCCATCCATCTCCATGTGATGGTGTCTGAGGAAGAGCAGGCACTTATCCAGGAACGCATGGCCCAGGCGGGCATCCGCAACATGGGGGCCTATATGCGCCGGATGGCCCTCTGCGGCTATGTGCTCCAGATTGACCTTGCCCCCGTCCGGGAGCTGGTGTCCCTCCAGCGGCGATGCTCAAACAATCTCAATCAAGTGGCCATCCATGCCAACACCTACGGGGGCATCTACCCCGAGGAAATATCGGCCCTCCAGCGGGACTACTCCGCTTTGTGGGGCCCTCTGTCTGATTTGCTGAAACAGCTTTCCGCGCTGGTGGAGCTGTGACTTGCTGGGGAGCGGTGCTGTGCCGCTCCCCGGCTTTTTTCGTACTTCGGGACATTTTGTCCCAAAGTCCCAACGAGAGGAGGTGCTACCACGGCCACGACCTACATCCGGCCCTACAAGCAGGCGGCGGGACTGAGCGCCGTCCAGACGATGGAGGAGCGGTTTGCCTACGGGCTCAACCCCCAAAAGCTGGGGGCCGTGTCCTCCCACCTTTGCGACCCGGCCACAGCCGCCGCCGAGTTTCTGCTGGTGAAAAGCGAATACCAGGCGGCCACGGCCCGGCCCGTGGAGCGCGGGGCTCTGTTCTTCCAGATACGGCAGGCGTTCCCGCCCGGTGAGGTGACGGCGGAGGAGGCAAACAAGCTGGGCTTTGAAACGGCGATGCGCTGGACGAAAGGCAAGTACCAGTTTTTCGTCTGCACCC encodes the following:
- a CDS encoding DUF4315 family protein, which codes for MAISKSAKIMAEMEKVKAKISDQQARLKELEQKHKEAENEEIVDIVRGMSISLEELPLVLQRIKAGDTLGQNVPKSAGPEKEDAE
- a CDS encoding CD1107 family mobile element protein: MKGKKYRVVAAALCAAFLLCGITTTAYAGGGEEWEDGTGGPEWEGLDPVEPPATPEPEPEPNPFTPDGQGTMVDNATDQDGKEFFTIMAADESVFYLVIDRQRETENVYFLNAVTVADLMALAEPSPEAVPEPLPEPEPEPATEPEPEPEPEKSGGAGTLLLVLAVLAIGGGAGWYFKIYRPKQQLAAAPGEDFDEAEEYGEDYGGGEYDDLPPWDEEEEKEDGE
- a CDS encoding cysteine-rich VLP domain-containing protein translates to MRELTREEKAAIRSLVTKWCANYDREMGCLPLDCECYMLGKCWTGAYCRYFREAVLPLNPVLEAALNTEGPAPETRPCPVCGRPFLPDGRRRYCSEACSKAARQKKQRGYMRKYRG
- a CDS encoding defense against restriction DarA-related protein; amino-acid sequence: MDRNQGYTILKAVMLENGRGFALGEHPRAPSPFVTWACYDDEHGARQYEWGHYGSDRAALEQDLLERVESYQQQFSVKVAQIEAPGLYKYYSTQRPVDIGTFPKPAGNAPDEIVNYDKRVPVEGGAFLAWGHLTYTKPLTEKQAADYELRPAPEVSGLLRDGGRPRPIAEQMKEAARMAGERQAPTAPKRNAPDRGDR
- a CDS encoding plasmid mobilization protein, whose protein sequence is MAGKKRRRPIHLHVMVSEEEQALIQERMAQAGIRNMGAYMRRMALCGYVLQIDLAPVRELVSLQRRCSNNLNQVAIHANTYGGIYPEEISALQRDYSALWGPLSDLLKQLSALVEL